The Streptomyces sp. NBC_00576 genome contains the following window.
TGGCGTCATCCGCGGCTACGCCGCGGTCGTCGACCCGGAGGCCGTGGGGCTGCCCATGACGGCCTTCATCTCGGTGAAACCCTTCGACCCCAGCGCCCCGGACGACATCGCGGAACGCCTTCGGGACGTCCCGGAACTGGAGGCCTGCCACAGCGTGGCGGGCGAGGAGAACTACATCCTCAAGGTCCGCGTCGCGACCCCCCACGAGCTGGAGGAACTGCTGGCCAGGGTGCGCACCCTGGCGGGTGTCTCGACCCGCACGACGGTGGTCCTGTCGACACCGTACGAGGCACGGCCGCCCAAGATCTGAGACACGTGGCGGCGGGCAGTCGTTCCGCTGGGGCGATGCGGGAGGGCGGGCACAGCCGACAGCGCCGGGCACCGCGACAACAGCCCCCAGGTGCAGCGGCGGCGTGGTCACGCGGGAAACTGGCTCCATGAGTGAACGCCCCGCCCCCGCCGAAACCGTCCTCCTCCGAGGCGGCGAAGTCCACAGCCCCGCCGACCCCTTCGCTACCGCGATGCTCGTCGAGCGCGGCCACATCGCCTGGGTCGGCTCGGAAGGCGCCGCGGACGCTGTCGCGGGCGCGGCCGACGACGTGATCGACCTCGACGGCGCCCTGGTCACCCCGGCGTTCACCGACGCACACGTGCACACCACCGCCACCGGCCTCGCGCTCACCGGCCTCGACCTGTCCGACGCCCCGTCCCTGGACGCGGCCCTCGCCCTCGTACGCGCGTTCGCTGCCGCCCGCCCCGCCGACCGTGTCCTCCTCGGTCACGGCTGGGATGCCGCCCGCTGGCCCGGCGGCCGCCCGCCGACCCGTGCCGAGCTGGACGAGGCCGCTGGCGGACGCCCGCTGTACCTCAGTCGCATCGACGTCCACTCGGCGGTCGTGACGACGGCACTCCTCGACCTGGTCCGCGGCGACACCGGCCGCCCCGACGCCCCACTGACCGGCGACGCCCACCACGAGGTCCGGGCCGCTGCCCTTGGCGCGGTGACTCCGGCACAGCGCATCGAGGCCCAGCGGGCCGCCCTCGCGCGCGCCGCCTCGCTCGGCATCGCCTCCGTCCATGAGTGCGCGGGGCCGGAGATCTCCTCGGAGGACGACTTCACCGGGCTGCTCCGCCTCGCCGCCGAGGAGCCGGGCCCGCGAGTGGTCGGCTACTGGGCCGAGCAGGGCGAAGAGGGGGTGGAGAAGGCCCGCGCCCTTGGTGCGATCGGCGCCGCCGGCGACCTGTTCGTCGACGGCGCCCTCGGCTCGCACACCGCCTGCCTGCACGAGCCGTACCGTGACGAGGCCGGCCACACGGGCACCGCCTACCTGGACACCGCAGCCGTCGCCGCTCATGTCCTCGCCTGCACCGAGGCGGGCCTCCAGGCGGGCTTCCACGCCATCGGGGACGCCGCCGTGACCTCCGTGGTCGAGGGCGTGCGCGCCGCCGCCGAGAAGGTCGGCCTGGCCCGTGTCCGCGCCGCCCGGCACCGCGTCGAGCACGCCGAGATGCTCACCCCCGAGACCATCGCCGCCTTCGCCGAACTGGGCCTCACCGCCTCGGTGCAGCCCGCCTTCGACGCCCTGTGGGGCGGTGAGGAGGGCATGTACGCCCAGCGTCTGGGCGCCGACCGTGCTCGTGCCCTGAACCCCTTCGCGGCCCTTCTGAAGGCCGGCGTCCCGCTCGCCCTGGGCTCCGACAGCCCCGTCACCCCGCTCGACCCCTGGGGCACGGTCCGCGCCGCGGCCTTCCACCGCACTCCGGAGCACCGCATCTCGGTCCGCGCGGCGTTCACGGCCCATACCCGAGGCGGCTGGCGGGCCGTCGGACGCGACGACGCGGGTGTCCTGGTGCCGGGCGCGCCCGCGGACTACGCCCTGTGGCGCACCGACGCCCTGGTGGTCCAGGCCCCCGACGACCGGGTCGCCCGCTGGTCCACCGACCCCCGCTCCGGGACCCCGGGGCTGCCCGACCTCACCCCGGGCACCGACCTCCCCGTCTGCCTGCGCACGGTGGTCGGCGGCCGGACGGTGTTCGTACGCCCGGGCGAGTGATCTCCCGGGGCGGAGGGGTACGGATCGGTGGCCGACACGCCGTCGCGCGATCTGCGTGTCCCCGGCGCTGACCAGGTAATTGAGGAAAGAACCGCAGGCCAAGCAGCTGTTGACAGCCGATGGCAGACGGCCGGTAGGTTCTGCCGGGTCCACCACCGGACGCCCGACCGGGGAACTTCCGCGCAGTCGCCGCAGCGCCGCTGGGTCAGGGATGGTGTGCCGCACCGGCGCACCGTCACTGGCAGCCAGGCTCAGCGCCCGCGCCACGGCGACGGAACGTTCCACCCGGTCGGCAAGGTGTGACCCGGGTGGGGCCCGGACGTCCAGTAGACAACGGCTTTCGGTCGACCCGCAGCCAGCGGGTCCCAGGTCGGCCCGAAGGGCGCCGGGCCCCGATCCGCTGTGCGCACAGGTGACGAAGCGGACTCCCTTACCCGGCTCTTGTCGAATAGACACCCCTGTACGCACGTGCTGACGCGTCGACGCAGGCTGCGGCCACTATGGTGGACTTCTGCGTACGGACTGAAGGGGCAGCAGTGAACGACGGCGACGGGACCCTCGCGGCAGAGGCCCAGGGGCGGCGGTTCGGCCCGCTCGGCACGGCTTTGGTGATCATTCCGACCTACAACGAGGCGGAGAACATCAAGAAGATCGTCGGCCGGGTGCGCGAGGCGGTCCCCGATGCCCACGTTCTCGTGGCGGACGACAACAGCCCCGACGGCACCGGCAAGCTCGCCGACGAACTGGCCGCCGAGGACGATCAGGTCCAGGTGCTGCACCGCAAGGGCAAGGAGGGCCTCGGAGCCGCCTACCTCGCGGGCTTCCGCTGGGGTATGGAGAACGGCTACGGCGTCCTGATCGAGATGGACGCCGACGGCTCGCACCAGCCCGAGGAACTGCCCCGCCTGCTGACCGCCCTCAAGGGCGCAGACCTGGTCCTGGGCTCCCGCTGGGTGCCGGGCGGTCGGGTGGTCAACTGGCCCAAGACCCGCGAGTTCATCTCCCGTGGCGGCAGCCTCTACTCGCGGATCGCCCTGGACCTCCCCCTCCGCGACATCACGGGCGGCTACCGCGCCTTCCGCCGCGAGACCCTCGAAGGCCTCGGCCTCGACGAGGTCGCCTCGCAGGGTTACTGCTTCCAGGTCGATCTGGCCCGCCGCGCCATCAGGACCGGCTATCACGTGGTCGAGGTGCCCATCACCTTCGTCGAGCGCGAACACGGCGACTCCAAGATGAGCCGGGACATCATGGTCGAGGCGCTCTGGCGGGTCACGATGTGGGGTGTGGGGGAGCGAGTGAACAAGGTCCGAGGCAAGACCAGGAAGCCGTAACGGTCCCTCCCGGGTATGCCCGTACGACTTCACAGGCTCCGTTGATCATCCTCTTATCCTGTGCTGAGCCCGGCCCAGGCACACTGGACGTATGACGACTGGCGCACCGACCCCCACGTACCCCGCCCGGCCGCGGCGTTCCCGGCTGCGCACCTTCCTGCCGCTGGGCATCGCCGCCTGGCTGGTGCTGGAGATCTGGCTGCTGACCGTGGTCGCCGGCGCGGCGAGCGGCTTCACGGTCTTCCTGCTCCTGGTCGCCGGTTTCGTGCTCGGCTCCGTGGTCATCAAGCGGGCCGGCCGCCGGGCCTTCCGCAACCTCACGGAGACGCTGCAACAGCAGCAGGGCGGCATGCCGACGGCAACCGAGGCCCGCCCCGGCGGCAGCGAGGGCAACGGCCTGCTGATGCTCGGCGGTCTGCTGCTGATGCTGCCCGGCCTGATCTCGGACGCGGTGGGCCTGCTCCTGCTGATCCCGCCGCTCCAGAAGGCGATCAGCCGCTACGCGGAGCGCACTTTCGAACGCAAGCTGAGGGAGGCGAACCCGGGCACCCTGGGCGAAGCCTTCCAGCAGGCCCGTATGCACCGCCCGGACGGCAAGGTGGTCCAGGGTGAGGTCGTCCGGGACGAGGGCACGAACAACTAGCCCGTCCGGCGTTCGAGGACGAGACCGCAGGGGGATGGGGGGTCTAGGAGCGTAGCCCCTAGACCCCCCACTCACCGGCACGAAAACGCGAAACCGCAGGCGTCGTACGCAAACCTCACGTACGGCACCTGCGGTATCACGCGTGCTGTGTATGCCGCCCAGCCCCCGGAGGGCTACGCGGACTTGCGGCTGTCCCGCGGATGTACCGCGATGTTCATCGCTCCGGAGCGGAGTACGGCCAGTCGCTCCTCAAGGACCTCTTCGAGTTCCTCTCGGGTGCGCCGCTCCATCAGCATGTCCCAATGCGTACGCGCGGGCTTGGCCTTCTTTTCCTCAGGGCCGTCGCCGTCCACGAGGAGTGCCTGGGCCCCGCAGACCTTGCACTCCCACTCCGGCGGAATCTCCGCCTCCACCGAGAAGGGCATCTCAAAACGATGGCCCTTCTCGCATGCGTACTCCACGGCTTGGCGCGGAGCCAAGTCGATGCCGCGGTCCGTCTCGTAGCTGGTCACCACGAGGCGCGTGCCGCGAAGAGCTCGCTCACTCATGAATCGTGCCTCCCGGGCTTGTCGCCCACAGGACAGGTGTCGCTGTCGTCGTCATCCGGTCAACGTCCGGTCGGCGGTAAAGATTCCCGTCCCGTGTCCCGTTTCGGGGTTATGCGTCGCCGTCGTAGCTGCCTCTTGTTGTACCCACCAGTGCCTGGTTTGTCACATCTACAAACAGATGTGACCCAGCGTTTCGTCATCTTTGACGCGCAGTAACGGTACGCCTGGCAGGCCAACGGCGTACACTACCGCTCTTTTGCCGCTGATGCTAAATCCTTTCGGGAACGGGATTGCCCGCGTCGCGGATCGCCCGCTTCACCGGAACCCGCGCGAGCAGCGCGAACCCGATGACGAAGAAGGCCACGAGCGAGATGATCGCGTCCCGGTAGCTTCCGGTCAGCTGGTAGGTGATCCCGAACAGAAGCGGGCCGAGCCAGCTCATTCCACGGTCGCTCATCTCGTACGCCGAGAAATATTCGGCCTCTTTGCCGGGCGGCACCAGATGTGAGAACAGCGACCGGGACAGCGCCTGGCTGCCGCCGAGGACCAGGCCGATCCCGGAGGCCAGCACGAAGAACCACGTCGGCGCGCCGGCCGGCAGGAAGTACCCGGCCGCCAGCGTCACCGTCCACGCCACCAGTGATCCGAGAATCGTCCGCTTGGCCCCGTACACGCGGGCCAGCCGGCCCATCCCCAGTGCCCCCGCCACCGCGAGCACCTGCACCAGCAGCACTGCCCCGATGAGCGTGGACTGGCCGAGCCCGAGCTCCTCCGAGCCGTACACCGACGCCTGGGAGATCACGGTCTGGATGCCGTCGTTGTAGACGAGGTAGGCGAGCAGAAAGGAGAGGGTGAGCGGGTGGCGGCGCATGTCCCGGACCGTCGCCGCGAGCTGTCGCAGACCCGGGGAGGTGGCCTCCTTCGTGGCGCCTTCCTCGGTGGCCGTCCGACGGTCGCGGAGCCTGCGCAGCGGTACGAGGGTGAAGGCGCCCCACCACAGGCCCGCCGAGGCCAGACAGATGCGGACGGCCATGCCCTCCGAGAGGCCGAAGGAGTCGTGGGCCGTGTACAGCACCAGGTTGACGACGAGGACCAGTGAGCCGGCCGCGTAGCCGAACGCCCAGCCGCGCGAGGAGACGGCGTCGCGCTCCTCGACGGGGGCGATCTGGGGGAGGTAGGAGTTGTAGAGCATCATCGACACGGACTGGGCCGCGTTGGCGACGATCAGCAGCAGCCCGCCGAGCACATAGCGGTCGCCGTCGAGAAAGAACATGCCGGCCGTCGCCGTGGCGCCCACATAGGCGGCGGCTCCCAGAAGCGGCTTCTTACGGCCGGTGCGGTCGGCGGCGGCGCCCACCACGGGCATGACCAGCACGGCCACGATGACCGACAGGGACACCGAGTACGCGAAGAACGAACCGGCGCGGACCGGTATGCCCAGGGGGTGCACGAACCCGTCCGCGTCGGCCGCCTCCTCGGCGACCGACGTCAGATAGGGGCCCAGGAACACGGTGAGCACGCTCGTCGAGTAGACGGAGCACGCCCAGTCGTAGAAATACCAGCCGCGCTGCTCGCGGCGGCGCCCGGCGGCCTCGTCGGCAGCCTCGCTCCGCACGGTGTCGGTGCCCACCCGTGCCCCTCGCTTTCCCCGTGGAGACAGTGCGCACGGGGAGTCAGAACCAGGTGCCCCGGTCCTCAAGAACCTTGCGCAACGTGTCGATGTGATCGGTCATGATGCCATCGACTCCCAGGTCCAGGAGCCGGTGCATGCGATCGGCATCGTTCACCGTCCACACATGGACGTGCAGTCCGCGCGCGTGGGCGGAGCGCACGAAGCTCCGGTCGACCACCGGGATGCCCGACTGCTCCTGAGGAACCTGTGCGGCGACCGCGGAGCGGCGCACCCCCACGGGCACGCCCCATGAGCGCAGTCGCAGGTTGAGGACGCCCCGGGTGCCGTAGGAGGTCGCCAGGCGCGGACCTGCGAGCCGTTGGGCGCGCACCACACGCGCCTCGGAGAAGGAACCGACACAGACGCGGTCCCAGCAGCCGGTGCGCTCGATCAGGTCCAGGAGGGGGCGCAGCGCGGGCTCGGCCTTGACGTCGATGTTCCAGCGCGCCTCGGGGAAGGCTTCGAGCAGGTCTTCGAAGAGGGGCACAGGCTCGCTGCCCGCCACGCGCGCGTGCTGTACGTCGGCCCAGGGGAGGTTCGCGATCAGGCCGCCGCCGTCCGTCACCCGGTCCAGCGTCGAGTCGTGGAAGGCGACGAGTTTTCCGTCCGCCGTGCAGTGCACGTCGGTCTCCAGATAGCGGTAGCCCGCCTCGACCGCCCGCCGGAACTGGAGCATCGTGTTCTCCAGCCCCGCCGCCGCCCCGCCCCGATGGGCGAAGGGGATCGGGCCGGGATGGTCGAGGTAGGGATGACGTATCCGCGTGGTCACGGTCGCAGTATCGCCTCTTCCGGTTGACCGGCGGCAACGGCCGAGCTGCCGTCCGATGCCGCCGGGACGGCGAACACGCGCAGGAACAGCTGGGCCAGCGGTCCGATCGCCACCGCGTACAGCACCGTACCGATCCCCACCGTGCCGCCCAGGGCGAAGCCCGTCGCCACCACCGCCACCTCGATCGCCGTACGGACGAGCCGGATCGAGCGGCCGGTGAGCCGGTGCAGGCCGGTCATCAGGCCGTCGCGCGGGCCCGGGCCGAAGCTCGCCGCGATGTACAGGCCGGTGGCCACGCCGTTGAGGACGATGCCCGCCGCCAGGA
Protein-coding sequences here:
- a CDS encoding glycerophosphodiester phosphodiesterase → MTTRIRHPYLDHPGPIPFAHRGGAAAGLENTMLQFRRAVEAGYRYLETDVHCTADGKLVAFHDSTLDRVTDGGGLIANLPWADVQHARVAGSEPVPLFEDLLEAFPEARWNIDVKAEPALRPLLDLIERTGCWDRVCVGSFSEARVVRAQRLAGPRLATSYGTRGVLNLRLRSWGVPVGVRRSAVAAQVPQEQSGIPVVDRSFVRSAHARGLHVHVWTVNDADRMHRLLDLGVDGIMTDHIDTLRKVLEDRGTWF
- the fxsA gene encoding FxsA family membrane protein, with protein sequence MTTGAPTPTYPARPRRSRLRTFLPLGIAAWLVLEIWLLTVVAGAASGFTVFLLLVAGFVLGSVVIKRAGRRAFRNLTETLQQQQGGMPTATEARPGGSEGNGLLMLGGLLLMLPGLISDAVGLLLLIPPLQKAISRYAERTFERKLREANPGTLGEAFQQARMHRPDGKVVQGEVVRDEGTNN
- the yczE gene encoding membrane protein YczE, giving the protein MSAQDRLGRRLIQLYAGLALYGASSALLVESGLGLEPWGVLHQGLAELTGLTIGVVSIFVGAAVLLLWIPLRQRPGLGTVSNVFAVGLAMDGTLALVPDAHGLAARVPLLAAGIVLNGVATGLYIAASFGPGPRDGLMTGLHRLTGRSIRLVRTAIEVAVVATGFALGGTVGIGTVLYAVAIGPLAQLFLRVFAVPAASDGSSAVAAGQPEEAILRP
- a CDS encoding RNA polymerase-binding protein RbpA, whose amino-acid sequence is MSERALRGTRLVVTSYETDRGIDLAPRQAVEYACEKGHRFEMPFSVEAEIPPEWECKVCGAQALLVDGDGPEEKKAKPARTHWDMLMERRTREELEEVLEERLAVLRSGAMNIAVHPRDSRKSA
- a CDS encoding MFS transporter; this encodes MGTDTVRSEAADEAAGRRREQRGWYFYDWACSVYSTSVLTVFLGPYLTSVAEEAADADGFVHPLGIPVRAGSFFAYSVSLSVIVAVLVMPVVGAAADRTGRKKPLLGAAAYVGATATAGMFFLDGDRYVLGGLLLIVANAAQSVSMMLYNSYLPQIAPVEERDAVSSRGWAFGYAAGSLVLVVNLVLYTAHDSFGLSEGMAVRICLASAGLWWGAFTLVPLRRLRDRRTATEEGATKEATSPGLRQLAATVRDMRRHPLTLSFLLAYLVYNDGIQTVISQASVYGSEELGLGQSTLIGAVLLVQVLAVAGALGMGRLARVYGAKRTILGSLVAWTVTLAAGYFLPAGAPTWFFVLASGIGLVLGGSQALSRSLFSHLVPPGKEAEYFSAYEMSDRGMSWLGPLLFGITYQLTGSYRDAIISLVAFFVIGFALLARVPVKRAIRDAGNPVPERI
- a CDS encoding polyprenol monophosphomannose synthase, yielding MNDGDGTLAAEAQGRRFGPLGTALVIIPTYNEAENIKKIVGRVREAVPDAHVLVADDNSPDGTGKLADELAAEDDQVQVLHRKGKEGLGAAYLAGFRWGMENGYGVLIEMDADGSHQPEELPRLLTALKGADLVLGSRWVPGGRVVNWPKTREFISRGGSLYSRIALDLPLRDITGGYRAFRRETLEGLGLDEVASQGYCFQVDLARRAIRTGYHVVEVPITFVEREHGDSKMSRDIMVEALWRVTMWGVGERVNKVRGKTRKP
- a CDS encoding amidohydrolase yields the protein MSERPAPAETVLLRGGEVHSPADPFATAMLVERGHIAWVGSEGAADAVAGAADDVIDLDGALVTPAFTDAHVHTTATGLALTGLDLSDAPSLDAALALVRAFAAARPADRVLLGHGWDAARWPGGRPPTRAELDEAAGGRPLYLSRIDVHSAVVTTALLDLVRGDTGRPDAPLTGDAHHEVRAAALGAVTPAQRIEAQRAALARAASLGIASVHECAGPEISSEDDFTGLLRLAAEEPGPRVVGYWAEQGEEGVEKARALGAIGAAGDLFVDGALGSHTACLHEPYRDEAGHTGTAYLDTAAVAAHVLACTEAGLQAGFHAIGDAAVTSVVEGVRAAAEKVGLARVRAARHRVEHAEMLTPETIAAFAELGLTASVQPAFDALWGGEEGMYAQRLGADRARALNPFAALLKAGVPLALGSDSPVTPLDPWGTVRAAAFHRTPEHRISVRAAFTAHTRGGWRAVGRDDAGVLVPGAPADYALWRTDALVVQAPDDRVARWSTDPRSGTPGLPDLTPGTDLPVCLRTVVGGRTVFVRPGE
- a CDS encoding Lrp/AsnC family transcriptional regulator, which codes for MEELDRQIVQLLVKDGRMSYTDLGKATGLSTSAVHQRVRRLEQRGVIRGYAAVVDPEAVGLPMTAFISVKPFDPSAPDDIAERLRDVPELEACHSVAGEENYILKVRVATPHELEELLARVRTLAGVSTRTTVVLSTPYEARPPKI